Proteins from a genomic interval of Equus quagga isolate Etosha38 chromosome 13, UCLA_HA_Equagga_1.0, whole genome shotgun sequence:
- the LOC124250236 gene encoding uncharacterized protein LOC124250236 gives MPLQGPQRRLLGSLNSTLPATPYLGLTTNQTEPPCLEVSIPDGLFLSLGLVSLVENVLVVTAIAKNRNLHSPMYYFICCLAVSDLLVSMSNVLEMAILLLLEAGVLATRASVLQQLDNVIDVLICGSMVSSLCFLGGIAVDRYISIFYALRYHSIMMLPRVWRAIAAIWVVSVLSSTLFIAYYNHTAVLLCLITFFVAMLVLMAVLYVHMLARACQHARGIARLHKRQHPIHQGFGLKGAATLTILLGVFFLCWGPFFLHLSLLILCPQHPTCGCVFKNFKLFLTLILCSAIVDPLIYAFRSQELRKTLQEVLLCSWLSGGKSGDVSQLRGRSSNACSPLQPAPALPQPGPTPPMLAAPALTAGIWAGSWFPAGPAFAGRQDDPARGALKTGWRREVAAGGGAASRCRAGMRGADAAGPVPHSAAATPDWPRAPASARPRATRSRQPPAPSMREIVHIQAGQCGNQIGAKFWEVISDEHGIDPSGNYVGDSDLQLERISVYYNEASSHKYVPRAILVDLEPGTMDSVRSGAFGHLFRPDNFIFGQSGAGNNWAKGHYTEGAELVDSVLDVVRKECENCDCLQGFQLTHSLGGGTGSGMGTLLISKVREEYPDRIMNTFSVVPSPKVSDTVVEPYNATLSIHQLVENTDETYCIDNEALYDICFRTLKLATPTYGDLNHLVSATMSGVTTSLRFPGQLNADLRKLAVNMVPFPRLHFFMPGFAPLTARGSQQYRALTVPELTQQMFDAKNMMAACDPRHGRYLTVATVFRGRMSMKEVDEQMLAIQSKNSSYFVEWIPNNVKVAVCDIPPRGLKMSSTFIGNSTAIQELFKRISEQFTAMFRRKAFLHWYTGEGMDEMEFTEAESNMNDLVSEYQQYQDATAEEEGEMYEDDEEESEAQGPK, from the exons ATGCCTCTGCAGGGGCCCCAGAGGAGGCTGCTGGGCTCCCTCAACTCCACCCTCCCAGCCACCCCCTACCTCGGGCTGACCACCAACCAGACGGAGCCCCCGTGCCTGGAGGTGTCCATTCCTGATGGGCTCTTCCTCAGCCTGGGGCTGGTGAGCCTAGTGGAAAATGTACTGGTGGTGACTGCCATCGCCAAGAACCGCAACCTGCACTCACCCATGTACTACTTCATCTGCTGCCTGGCCGTGTCCGACCTGCTGGTGAGCATGAGCAACGTGCTGGAGATGGCAATCTTGCTGCTGCTAGAGGCCGGAGTCCTGGCCACCCGGGCCTCGGTGTTGCAGCAGCTGGACAACGTCATTGATGTGCTCATCTGCGGCTCCATGGtgtccagcctctgcttcctgggCGGCATTGCCGTAGACCGCTACATCTCCATCTTCTATGCGCTGCGGTACCACAGCATCATGATGCTGCCCCGTGTGTGGCGTGCCATCGCGGCCATCTGGGTGGTTAGTGTCCTCTCTAGCACCCTCTTCATCGCTTACTACAACCACACGGCTGTCCTGCTCTGTCTCATCACCTTCTTTGTGGCCATGCTGGTGCTCATGGCAGTGCTGTACGTGCACATGCTCGCCAGGGCGTGCCAGCACGCCCGGGGCATCGCCCGGCTCCACAAGAGGCAGCACCCCATCCACCAGGGCTTTGGCCTCAAGGGTGCCGCCACCCTCACCATCCTGCTGGGCGTTTTCTTCCTCTGCTGGGGCCCCTTTTTCCTGCACCTCTCACTCCTTATCCTCTGCCCTCAACACCCCACCTGCGGCTGTGTCTTCAAGAACTTCAAGCTCTTCCTCACCCTCATCCTGTGCAGCGCCATCGTCGACCCCCTCATCTATGCCTTCCGCAGCCAGGAACTTCGAAAGACGCTCCAGGAGGTGCTGCTGTGCTcctg GCTCAGTGGAGGCAAAAGCGGTGATGTCAGCCAACTCCGAGGCAGGTCTAGTAATGCCTGCAGCCCCCTgcagccagccccagctctgcctcagcCAGGCCCCACTCCACCCATGCTGGCAGCTCCAGCCCTGACTGCTGGCATCTGGGCCGGGAGCTGGTTCCCGGCAGGGCCAGCCTTTGCTGGGAGACAGGACG ACCCCGCCCGCGGGGCCCTCAAGACCGGGTGGCGGCGGGAGGTGGCGGCGGGAGGAGGCGCCGCATCGCGCTGCCGGGCGGGGATGCGCGGTGCTGATGCTGCAGGGCCGGTGCCGCATTCTGCGGCGGCGACCCCCGATTGGCCGCGCGCG CCAGCCTCGGCCCGTCCGCGCGCTACCCGCAGCCGCCAGCCACCCGCACCGAGCATGAGGGAGATCGTGCACATCCAGGCCGGCCAGTGCGGCAACCAGATCGGGGCCAAG TTCTGGGAGGTCATCAGCGATGAGCACGGCATAGACCCCAGTGGCAACTATGTGGGGGACTCGGACCTGCAGCTGGAGCGCATCAGCGTCTACTACAACGAGGCCTCTT CTCACAAGTATGTGCCCCGGGCCATCCTGGTGGACCTGGAGCCTGGAACCATGGACAGCGTCCGGTCTGGGGCCTTTGGGCACCTCTTCAGGCCTGACAACTTCATCTTCG GTCAGAGTGGGGCCGGCAACAACTGGGCCAAGGGCCACTACACGGAGGGTGCCGAGCTGGTGGACTCGGTCCTGGACGTGGTGCGGAAGGAGTGTGAGAACTGCGACTGTCTGCAGGGCTTCCAGCTGACCCACTCTCTGGGCGGGGGCACGGGATCCGGGATgggcacactgctcatcagcaaGGTGCGCGAGGAGTACCCTGACCGCATCATGAACACCTTCAGTGTGGTGCCCTCACCCAAGGTGTCGGACACAGTGGTGGAGCCCTACAACGCCACGCTGTCCATCCACCAGCTGGTGGAGAACACAGACGAGACCTACTGCATCGACAACGAGGCCCTCTACGACATCTGCTTCCGCACGCTCAAGCTGGCCACGCCCACCTACGGGGACCTCAACCACCTGGTGTCGGCCACCATGAGCGGTGTCACCACTTCCCTCCGCTTCCCCGGCCAGCTCAATGCCGACCTCCGCAAGCTGGCCGTGAACATGGTGCCCTTCCCCCGCCTGCACTTCTTCATGCCCGGCTTCGCCCCACTCACTGCCCGGGGCAGCCAGCAGTACCGGGCCCTGACGGTGCCTGAGCTCACCCAGCAGATGTTTGATGCCAAGAACATGATGGCTGCCTGCGACCCCCGCCATGGCCGCTACCTGACCGTGGCCACCGTCTTCCGCGGCCGCATGTCCATGAAGGAGGTGGATGAGCAGATGCTGGCCATCCAGAGCAAGAACAGCAGCTACTTCGTGGAGTGGATCCCCAACAACGTGAAGGTGGCCGTGTGCGACATCCCGCCCCGTGGGCTCAAGATGTCCTCCACCTTCATCGGCAACAGCACGGCCATCCAGGAGCTGTTCAAGCGCATCTCGGAGCAGTTCACGGCCATGTTCCGGCGCAAGGCCTTCCTGCACTGGTACACGGGCGAGGGCATGGACGAGATGGAGTTCACCGAGGCCGAGAGCAACATGAACGACCTGGTGTCCGAGTACCAGCAGTACCAGGACGCCACGGCTGAGGAGGAGGGCGAGATGTACGAAGATGACGAAGAGGAATCCGAGGCCCAGGGCCCCAAGTGA